In Brassica rapa cultivar Chiifu-401-42 chromosome A06, CAAS_Brap_v3.01, whole genome shotgun sequence, a single window of DNA contains:
- the LOC103872599 gene encoding kinesin-like protein KIN-7A, producing the protein MRTPGTPLSKTDRTPAVTPGGSSRSREEKIVVTVRLRPLNKKEQLAKDQVAWECVDDHTIVSKPQAQERSHHQSSFTFDKVFGPESVTEDVYEDGVKNVALSALMGINATIFAYGQTSSGKTYTMRGVTEKAVNDIYNHITNTPERDFTIKISGLEIYNENVRDLLNSDSGRALKLLDDPEKGTVVEKLVEETANNDQHLRHLISICEAQRQVGETALNDTSSRSHQIIRLTIQSTHRENSDCVRSYMSSLNFVDLAGSERASQSQADGTRLREGCHINLSLMTLTTVIRKLSVGKRSGHIPYRDSKLTRILQHSLGGNARTAIICTLSPASTHAEQSRNTLYFANRAKEVTNNAQVNMVVSDKQLVKHLQKEVARLEAERRTPGPSTEKDFKIQQMEMEIEELRKQRDDAQIQLEELRQKLQVEQQQNKGLNPFDSPDPPVRKCLSYSVAVTPSAENKTLNRNERARKTTIRQSMIRQSSTAPFTLMHEIRKLEHLQEQLGEEATKALEVLQKEVACHRLGNQDAAQTIAKLQEEIREMRTVRSSSTVLKEVLNTGDVIAPNKSVSANLKEEITRLHSQGSTIANLEEQLESVQKSIDKLVMSLTSNTNAGDETPKAKNHHHHSKKKKLPLTPSSVSNRQNFLKSPCSPLSASKQVLDCDAENKDPQENNSPATRGTVTPQETPQKGGEESGDVSSREGTPGYRRSSSVNMKKMQQMFQNAAEENVRSIRAYVTELKERVAKLQYQKQLLVCQVLELEANEGAGYSVEDEEKTIEENEEQSQVAWHITFIEERQQIIELWHVCHVSIIHRTQFYLLFKGDQADQIYMEVELRRLTWLEQHLAEVGNATPARIGNGTPSKNGDDTAVVSLSSSIRALRREREFLARRINSRLTPEEREELYMKWDVPLEGKQRKLQFVNKLWTDPYDSRHVQESAEIVAKLVGFCESGNISKEMFELNFAMPSDKRWNIGWDNISNLLHL; encoded by the exons ATGAGAACTCCTGGAACTCCACTTTCGAAAACCGACAGAACACCAGCTGTAACACCAGGTGGAAGCTCACGATCAAGGGAGGAGAAGATCGTTGTTACCGTGAGGCTAAGGCCACTGAACAAGAAGGAACAGTTAGCTAAAGACCAAGTGGCTTGGGAATGTGTTGATGACCACACCATTGTGTCCAAACCACAAGCTCAAGAACGTTCGCATCACCAGTCCTCGTTTACATTCG ataaAGTGTTTGGACCAGAGAGTGTCACAGAAGATGTGTATGAAGATGGTGTTAAGAATGTTGCATTGTCTGCTCTGATGGGCATAAACG CAACAATATTTGCATATGGACAAACGAGCAGTGGGAAGACATATACCATGAGAGGAGTAACGGAGAAAGCTGTCAATGATATTTACAATCACATAACTAAC ACCCCTGAAAGAGATTTTACTATCAAGATCTCTGGTCTGGAAATATACAATGAGAATGTTAGGGATCTGCTGAATTCAGATTCAGGGCGTGCCCTTAAACTCCTTGATGACCCTGAG AAAGGGACTGTGGTCGAAAAACTGGTGGAAGAAACAGCTAATAATGACCAACACTTGAGGCATCTGATTAGCATTTGTGAAG CTCAAAGGCAAGTTGGAGAAACTGCTTTGAATGATACTAGCTCACGGTCACACCAAATAATCAGACTG ACGATACAAAGTACTCACCGCGAAAATTCAGATTGTGTGAGATCATACATGTCTAGTCTG AACTTTGTGGACTTAGCAGGAAGTGAAAGAGCGTCACAGTCGCAGGCAGATGGAACGAGGCTCAGGGAAGGTTGCCATATCAATCTTAGTCTAATGACCCTTACAACTGTCATAAGGAAACTAAG TGTGGGGAAGAGAAGCGGCCACATACCTTACAGAGACTCCAAGCTCACTCGGATATTACAGCATTCACTCGGTGGAAATGCTCGAACAGCCATTATATGTACATTAAGTCCAGCCTCGACTCATGCTGAACAATCAAGAAATACTCTCTACTTCGCCAACCGAGCCAAGGAAGTTACAAACAATGCTCAAGTGAATATG GTTGTCTCTGATAAGCAACTAGTGAAACATCTTCAGAAAGAAGTGGCTAGACTGGAGGCAGAGCGTCGCACACCTGGTCCATCAACAGAAAAGGATTTTAAGATCCAGCAG ATGGAAATGGAAATTGAAGAGCTTAGGAAACAAAGAGATGATGCACAAAtccaacttgaggagttgcgcCAAAAGCTTCAAGtggaacaacaacaaaataag GGCTTAAATCCTTTTGATTCACCAGACCCACCGGTCAGAAAATGTCTTTCCTATTCTGTTGCCGTGACCCCTAGCGCGGAGAACAAAACGCTAAACAGGAACGAGAGAGCCAGAAAGACAACTATACGTCAATCTATGATACGCCAGTCATCAACAGCTCCTTTCACACTAATGCACGAGATCCGAAAACTTGAACACCTTCAAGAACAGCTTGGTGAAGAAGCAACAAAGGCTCTCGAAGTACTACAGAAGGAAGTAGCTTGCCACAGACTAGGAAACCAAGATGCAGCTCAGACCATCGCCAAGCTTCAAGAAGAGATAAGGGAGATGCGTACCGTGAGATCATCCTCCACAGTGCTTAAAGAAGTTTTGAATACGGGAGATGTTATAGCTCCTAACAAGAGTGTAAGTGCCAACCTCAAGGAAGAGATAACAAGGCTCCATTCACAAGGAAGCACCATCGCAAATCTAGAGGAGCAACTTGAGAGTGTTCAGAAGTCAATAGATAAGCTGGTGATGTCACTTACAAGCAACACCAATGCTGGAGATGAAACCCCCAAGGCaaagaatcatcatcatcattcaaagaagaagaagcttccaTTGACGCCGAGCAGCGTGTCCAACCGCCAGAATTTCTTGAAATCTCCATGCTCTCCTCTTTCAGCTTCTAAGCAAGTCTTGGACTGTGATGCTGAGAACAAAGATCCTCAAGAGAACAACAGTCCCGCAACTAGAGGGACAGTGACACCACAAGAGACTCCACAGAAAGGAGGAGAAGAGAGCGGAGATGTGTCGTCAAGAGAAGGCACTCCAGGGTACAGAAGATCAAGCTCAGTGAACATGAAGAAAATGCAGCAGATGTTCCAAAACGCAGCGGAGGAGAACGTGAGAAGCATAAGAGCATACGTCACCGAGCTCAAAGAACGTGTCGCCAAACTACAGTACCAGAAACAACTTCTCGTTTGTCAGGTGCTTGAGCTGGAAGCAAATGAAGGAGCTGGATACAGCGTAGAGGACGAGGAGAAGACCATAGAGGAAAATGAAGAGCAGAGTCAAGTAGCGTGGCATATAACATTCATAGAGGAGAGACAACAGATCATAGAGCTGTGGCATGTCTGCCACGTCTCCATCATCCACAGGACACAGTTCTATCTACTGTTCAAAGGCGATCAGGCAGACCAAATCTACATGGAAGTCGAGCTGAGACGGTTGACATGGTTAGAACAACACCTAGCAGAAGTAGGTAACGCAACTCCAGCTCGAATAGGTAACGGAACTCCATCTAAAAATGGCGATGACACTGCAGTTGTATCTCTATCATCAAg TATAAGAGCATTGAGACGTGAGAGGGAGTTTTTGGCGAGAAGGATCAATTCGAGACTGACGCCTGAGGAGAGAGAGGAGCTGTACATGAAATGGGACGTGCCACTGGAAGGGAAACAGAGGAAGCTGCAGTTTGTGAACAAGCTATGGACTGATCCTTACGACTCAAGGCACGTGCAGGAGAGCGCAGAGATAGTGGCGAAGCTTGTTGGGTTCTGCGAAAGTGGGAACATCTCTAAAGAGATGTTTGAGCTCAACTTCGCCATGCCTTCGGATAAAAGGTGGAACATTGGTTGGGACAACATCTCTAACCTTCTTCATctatga